In Solimonas sp. K1W22B-7, the DNA window CGGTGCTGGTGAGCCAGATGCGCTTGTAGGGGTCGGTGAGGTAGCCGTCGCCCTTCTGGTAGCTGAGGCTGCCCTGCACCACGGTGTTGGCGTTGAGCACCAGGGCGGCGCCGCCGTAGAGCGTGAGGGTGCTCTTGTCGTCTTCGTCGATGCGGTCGAAGCCGGTGAGCTGCACGGGCTTGATAGTGTCGCTGGAGTAACCCAGGCCGCCGGTCCAGGTGACGCCGTTCTCGTCGTCTTCCAGCTCCAGCTCGACGCCGGCGTTGATCGCCTCGTAGTCGTCTTCGGTGGAGTAGCCCAGGGTGAAGGCGGTCTGGAACGGGGCGACCGGCAGGGAATAGGTGCCCTGCAGGTCCACGCGTTCCTCACGGATGCTGGCGCCGCTCATGACCACCTGCGGCGCGCCGTTGGTGCCGGGCTGGATCCACCAGGGCGAGGCGCCGCTCATGGTTTCGTAGGTGAGGTTGAGGCCCACGGCGCTGTCGCCCAGCGGGGCGACCACGCGGAACATGTGCGACAGGATCTCGTAGCGCTCGGAGGCGTTGCCGGCCGACTTGGAGCCGGAGATGTCGCCTTCCTTGTAGTAGCTGAAGAGATAGTCGGACTGCACTTCGGCGGCCAGGGCGACGCCGGGCAGGGCAAGGGCGGCCTGGGTGAGCGCGGCCAGCGCTTTGGAGGTGTTCTTCATGTTCTTAGTTGCACCCGCAGCCGCCGCCACCGAGGGAGGCGCCGCCGGAAGCGGCTTCCTTGCTGAACTGCACGTGCCGCCGGAATTCGGCGGTCAGCGGATCGGGCTCCCAGGCCATTTCGGACTTGGCGAGCGTGCCGCGCTGCCAGGGCTGCACGTCCTGCTTGGTGGTGGCACAGCCCGACAGCAGCAATGCGGCCAGTACGGCGCCGCTGGTCAACTTCAGCCTCATGATTTCTCCCCTAGGGTCTTGTCGATCAGCGCTTCCAGCGCCGGCAGATCTGTTGTCCTGAATCCCTCGTGCACGTGGCGCACGATACCGTCCCGTCCGATCAGGTAGCCAGTGGGCATGGTCGGCAGCTCGAAGCGCTCCGGCCAGCTGCCGCTGGGGTCGTAGACCACCGGGAACGTGACGGGCAGGCGCTTGAGCGCGCGGTCGGCGTCGGCGCGGTCCTGGTCGATGTTGACGCCGATCACCACGAAGCCGCGCGAGGCCCATTGCCTGTAGAGCCGCTCGTACTGGGGGATGGCCTGGCGGCAGGGCGCGCACCAGGAGGCCCAGAAGTCGACGTAGACGACCTTGCCCTTGTACTGCGCCAGGCTCACGGGCTGCTGGCCGGCGTTGGGCGCCACCAGCGGCGGCGCGGCCTCGCCCGCCTTCACGGCGTGGCTCAGCGGCGAGGCCAGCATCAAGACCAGGGCCAGGCCCAGGGCAACACGCATCTGCAGCTCCTCCAGATTGGTTGGCAGGGAGACCCAAGGGGCAACCCGGCGCGCCATCCCTCTGCGGGGACGGTCCACGACATGATGGCATCCTCGCCGGCCGGCGGCGACGGCGCGATATCCGTATGGGTCAGGCGATTGATAATTGCGGTCAGAGCCCGTGCTAACCGGCCTCCCGGCGGAAGTCCGGGTGGCCGCGGGAGAGGCGGTTGAGGGCGCCGCTCATGGTGCTTTCGCCGTCGGTGATGGCCAGGCGCAGGCGGCCGCCGGCGTCGGCGATCTGGGCGTCGTAGCACAGTCCCTGGGGGTGGCTGGCGGGCTTGAAGCGCAGCTGCAGGCGCAGCAGGCCTTCCAGCGGCTCGTCGCCGTAGCGCTGGATGCGGCCGAAGCGGATCGGCAGGGCGCCGGCGTTGCGCAGCTCGCGCGCCCAGACGAAGGCCAGCTGCGGCGGCACGTCGAGCAGGCCGGGGTCGAACAGCCAGCGGCCACTGGCGTGGCGCTCGCCCAGCAGGCGATGCGGCGAGGAGGGATGCACTTCGGCGTCGATGCCCGGCGGCGCCAGCGCGGTGATGGCGCGGATGAGATGGAAGCTTTCGCCGTGGAACAGGATCTCGTTGTAGGTGCGCGCGGCGTCGATGGTCACGGCGTCGGGCAGCGGGTCTTGCTGCAGCAGCGGGCCCTGCGGCAATGCGGCGGAGAGCACGGCGGTGGCGCGGTAGCGCGGCAGCTGGGTGTGGACGTCGATCAGCTCGACGGTGACGGTGGGGTAGCCGTCGGCGTCGGTGCCCGCGTCGGTGGCGCGCAGGATCACGCGGCGCGGGTTGCGGTTCTCGAAGACGATGCCGGAGAACTGCCGCGCGTCGCGCAGCTCGGCGATCTGCCACTGCGGCCAGCCGGCGGCGACGCGCTGGGCCATCAGCTCCAGCGCCACGGCCATGGGCAGCACCGGCTTGCCGTCGACGACGTGGTCCATCAGGTAGGGGTCGTCCTGCAGGCTCAGGCTCTGTTCCAGCGCGGGCTCGTTGCCCTGCGGCGCGGGGCGCAGCAGCGGCAGCACCTGGGCCGGGCCGGCGGGGCGTGAGGGGCGCGCGCTGCAGCCGTCGAGGCGCTGGCGCAGTTGCTGGCGGTATTCGCTCAGGCCCGGCGCGGCGGCGAGCGCGTTCATGCTCAGCCCCTGGCGCCGTAGCCGCCGTCCACGGCGAGCATGTGGCCGTGGATGTAGCTGGCGGAGGTGGAGCAGAGCCAGACCACGGCCTTGGCCACTTCCTCGGCGGCGCCGGTGCGGTTGATCGGCGAGGTGGCGATGACGGTGCGCGGATCGGGATGCGGCCGCGCCAGCACGCGCAGGCCCATGCCGGCTTCGATCAGCCCGGGGCAGACGGCGTTGATGCGCACGCCCTGCTCGGCGTAGGCGATGGCGGCCGACTTGGTCAGGCCGCAGATGCCGTGCTTGGTGGCGGTATAGGGCGCGCTCATGCCGCCGCCCACGCCGAACACCGAGGAATTGTTGACGATGCAGCCACCGCCCTGCTCGAGCATGGCGAGGATTTCGTACTTCATGCAGAGGAAGGTGCCGGTGAGGTTGGTGCGCACCACGCGGTCCCAGTCGGCCTCGTCCACGTCGGCCAATGGCACGCGCAGCGCGGGCATGCCGGCGTTGTTGAAGGCGGCGTCGATGCGGCCGAAGCTTTCGCGCAGGCTGCCGATCATCTTCTGCACCTGCGGGCCGTCGCCGATGTCCACGGTGTAGGCAAAGGCTTCGCCGCCCAGCTCACGCACCGCGGCCACGGTCTCCTCGGCCTGCTCGGCCTTGCGGTCGCAGACGGCGACGCGGTAGCCGGCGCGCGCAAACTCGATGCAGGCGACGCGGCCGATGCCGCCGCCACCGCCGGTGACCAGCGCCGTCATGGACGCGGCGTTCACGAGGGCGCGCCTTCGTTGGCGGCGGCTGCGAGCGGCGCGGGGTGTTCCAGCGAGGCGGCCAGTGCGGCCATGCCGGCGAACAGCAGCCCGGCGATGATGATGGCGCGCAGGCTGAGGCTGCCGGCGGTGTCGCCGGTGGCTACTTTCTCTACCGCGTGAATGGCTTGACGACGCAGGCGACGCATACCGGTTCCCTCCAGCCCTGGACGGCCGCCTTTTCTCCAGCGCGACTTCTGAGTGCGCGCATCTTCAGGCGCTGGCTACTGAGTGACCATCGCATTACGTGCCAAGGTCGGGATCATTTGAGGCCAAGCGTTTTGTGCTTGCCGTGGGGACGAAGAGGCTTGTCTGTGCGGCCTCTGCGGGGTGCGGGGGAGCACGGGCGCGCTTGTCTCCCTCTCCCGCTGGCGGGAGAGGGTTGGGGTGAGGGTGGTGCAGGCCAATAGCGTCACAGCTCGGTTATCTGCCTCAAGCCTCCACCCTCACCCCAGCCCTCTCCCGCCAGCGGGAGAGGGAGACAAGATCAGCAAGGCCCGCCCGCCGCGGCCCAGGCATCCACCGCCTGCATGAACTGCGGATGCGTCAGCGGCGGCAGCGTGCGACCCGCACCGGGGCTCCAGCCCCAGAGCACCAGCGGGTCCGCGCGCATGTGCTCCACCAGTGCGGCGATGTCCCTGTCGCCGTTGCGGCTGCGATCGATCAGGGTCTGGCAGAGCCGGGTGTTGTCCAGGCCCTCCCAGCCCATGCTCAGCGGTGCGAGATGCCAGTGCGGCGCACCGGGGACGCGGGCGTGGTCGATGTTGGTTTCCTGGTGGCAGGCGGCGCAGTGCAGCGTGGGCGCGCCGTGGCCGTTTTCGCCGCGCACGACGTGCTGCGCGTGAGGCACGCGCTCGTCGCCCTGGCGCGGGAAGTCGGTGACGGTGTGGCAGTTCATGCAGCGCGGGTGCTTGAGGACTTCGGCGATGGGGTCGAAGAGGGTGGCGGCTTGGGTGATAGAGGGAAGCAGCAAGAACAACAGAAGCATCACTGCAACCGCGCTTATTACTCCCTCTCCCGCTGGCGGGAGAGGGAGACATGAAGCTGTTCTCTTCGGATCGTGCATGATCAATCGATCCTCAAATGCTTCTTCATCGGCAACTCGCGGATGCGTTCACCCAGCGCGCCGAAGATCGCATTCGCCAGCGCCGGCCCCACGGCGGGCACGCCCAGTTCGCCCACGCCGCCCGGCTCTCCGCCGCTGTTCACGAACACGGTGTCGATGCGCGGGGTCTGGTGCATGCGCAGGATCGGGTAGTCGTGGAAGTTGCCCTGCTGTGGCTCGCCGTCTTCCAGGGTGATCTCGCCGAACAGCACCGAGCTGAGCGCGAATACGGCGGCGGATTCGATCTGGGCGGCGACGAGATCGGGGTTGATGGCGGTGCCGCAGTCCACGGCGCTGGTCACACGGTGGATCTTGAGCACGCGGTCGGCACCGACGCTGGCCTCCACCACCTGGGCGATGCAGCTGCCGTAGGCCTGGAACACGGCGATGCCCTGGTGATGGCCGGCGGGCGCGCTGCCCCAGCCGGCGGCACTGGCGGCGGCGTCGAGCACGGCCAGCAGGCGCGGCGTCCCTTGCAGCAGGCGGCGGCGGTACTGCAAGGGGTCCTGGCCGGCGGCCTGCGCCAGTTCGTCGAGGAAGGCTTCGCGAGCGTAGACGTTGAAGCTGCTGCTGACCGAGCGCATCCACAGCACCGTCACCGGGTCGTAGCTGGAATGCACGTCGACCCGTTGGTTGGGGATGGCGTAGGGCAGGTCTGTTGCACCCTGGGCGGAGTTGGTTTCCGTGCCGGCGAGGCTGCCGAGTTCGTCGATGACGGCGTTGCCGATGAGGGACTGCGCGACCATGCGCTGCGCCCAGGACGAGGGCAGGCCCTGTGAGTCCAGCGTGGCGCTGAGGCGGCTGGAAGCGGAGGGACGGTAGTAGCCGCCGCGGATGTCGTCCTCGCGCGTCCACATCACTTTCACCGGCTTCTGCAGCACCTTGGCGACCTGGGCGGCCTCGTCGACGAAGTCGTGCGCGCTGCAGGCGCGGCGGCCGAAGCTGCCGCCGGAAGGCAGTGTGTTGAACCTGATCTGCGCCGCCTGCATGCCGAGTACCCGGGCGGCGACGCCGCGGTCGCCGTCGGGCCACTGGGTGCCGGTCCAGATCTCGCAGCGGCCGGGCGCGTAGTCGATGACGACGTTGAGCGGCTCCATCGGCGCGTGCGCGAGGTAGGGGAAGTGATAGTCGGCGCTGATGACGGTGTTGCCGCGGCGCTGCAGCTGCGCGCCGCTGCCCTTGCGGTGCAGCACGGCACCGAGGCGGTCGAGCTTTTCGGTGTAGCGCTGGCGCTGCTCGTCGCTGCTGACATGCGGGCGCGAGGAGCGCTGCCACTGCACGGCCAGCCGGTCGCGGCCCTGTTTGGCAGCCCAGAAGTCCTGGGCCACCACCACCACGCCGGCATCCACCACGAACACGTCCTCCACGCCGGGCACGGCCATGGCCGCCTCGCGGTTCCAGCTTTCCGGTGTGTCGGCGCCGGAGCCCAGGCGCCCGCTCGGCGCCGGCCGTGCAATCAGCGCGATGAGCATGCCGGGGATGTGGAGGTCGCTGCCGAAGACGGTACTGCCGTCGGACTTCTGCGCGCCGTCGAGGCGGCGCTTGGACTGGCCGATGATGCGGAAGTCGGCGGGGTTCTTCAGCACCGGGTTGCGCGGGGCGCGCAGCTGCGCGGCGGCGCCGGCCAGCTCGCCGTAGCTGGCGCTGCGGCCGCCGGCGTCGTCGATCACGCGGCTGGCCTGGGTGCGCAGGCGGTCTTCGCTCACGCCCCAGAGACTGGCGGCGGCCTTGACCAGCATTTCGCGGATGGCGGCACCGGCGCGTCGCTGCGGCAGGTAGACACCCCGGACGGTGGCGCTGCCGGCGGTGAGCTGGCTGAAGTTGCGCGGGTTGGCGTAGTCGCGTGCCGTGGGCGACTGCTCCCAGCTGACCTGCGACCAGTCGGCGTCGAGTTCCTCGGCCACCATCATCGGCACGACGGTACTGGTGCCCTGCCCGATCTCGGCGGAGCCGACGATGATCGTGATGCGGTTGTCGGGCGCGATGCGGACAAAGGCGTTGGCCTGCCAGGCGTCGCCCACGGGGCCCGGCCCGGGTGTGGGCGGCGCCTGCACCGGCTCGGATTCCGGCGCGAAGTTGCAGGCGGCGAGCAGGCCGCCGCCGGCCATGGCCGACACGCGCAGGAAGTCGCGCCGCGTCATGCCGCTGCCGTCGGAGGCGGCCATTTCAGAGGTCCCCGGCGACGCGGTGGATGGCGGCGCGAATGCGCGTGTACATGCCGCAGCGGCAGAGGTTGCCGGACATGGCCTGGTCGATGTCGCGGTCGCTGGGATGCGGGATGCGCTCCAGCAATGCGGCGGCGGCCATCACCTGGCCGGACTGGCAGTAGCCGCATTGCGGCACGTTCATCTCGACCCAGGCGGCCTGCACGCGGCGGCCGATCTCGCTGGCACCGATGCCTTCGACGGTGGTGATGTCGCGGTTCTCCAGCGTGCCGCAGGGCAGGACGCAGGCGCGCGCGGGCTGGCCGTCCACATGCACGGTGCAGGCACCGCAGAGCGCGCGGCCGCAGCCGTACTTGGTGCCGGTGAGGCGCAGGTCGTCGCGCAGCACCCACAGCAGGGGCTTGTCGGCGGGGGCGTCGACTGCGTGGGCGTCGCCGTTGATTCGGAGGGTCGGCATCGGTTCGGTCTTCGGACAGCGAATGCTCGCCCCTGCGTGCGGGCCCGCCCAGGCGGCGGGCGGACAGGCGGTTGATATTGGCGGTCAGCTACGGGGACTATCCGCTGGCTGCGGCCGGCCGGCCATTTCCGCAAGGGCCAAGTGGGGTTGCAGGAAGGGGCAGTTCGGAGCTTTTCAATGTAGGAGCGGCTGTCAGCCGCGATCGCCGGTGATCATGATGACCGACCTTCGCGGCTGACAGCCGCTCCTACAAAAGACGGGGTGGCTCTTCCTTACGGAGCCTTGCGCCGGAACACCGACAGCGCATTGCCGTTGTCGGACTGCCCCTCGCCCAGCAACCCGCGCTCGGCGATGACGATATCGGTCGGCTGGAACATCGGCGGGCGGCCGTAGGTGATGGCGGCGGGGCCGTCGAAGATCGGGCCGGAGTTGGCCAGCAGCTTGCCGCTGAGGTCGAACATCAGCAGGCTGTTGAGGAAGTTGTTGGCGATCAGCAGGCGGTCGCCGATCACCTCGATGTCGTCGTAGGTGGCCTGGCTGCTGGCGACGCGGCGCAGTTCGCCGACCGTGCCATCCGGACTGACGTCGAAGGCATGCACGGCGGACAGCGTCAGGCCGCTGCTGAGATAACCGACGATGTAGAAGGTGTTGCCCTTGAGCACCAGGCCGTTGGCGCCAGGCAGCTCCAGCAGGCCGTTGGGACCGAGCAGGCGCAGGCCGAAGACCTTCTCCTCGTCCAGCACCTTGAAGGGGTCCCTGGGGTCGATGTGGGTGCGCACCACCGAGGTCAGCGTGACCAGGTCCGGCATCGGGCCGCTGGTGGAGTAGAGCGCGCCATCGGGGCCGAAGGCCAGGCCGTTGGGCGTGGGGTAGCCCTTGTACTGGTGGATCTTGCTCAGGCGCATGCTGGCGGTGGGACCGAGCCGCGCGGCCCAGAGGCCGCGGCCGGTTTCGTCGTTCATGTAGAGCACGCCGTCGCGGATCGCCAGGCCCCCGAGCGACTGGCTGTGCTCGCCGTCGGCCGGGATCGCCACGGCCTCGAAGCTGCCGTCGGCGTGCCTGATGATCTCGTACAGCTCCCAGCCGGTGACGAACAAGCGGCCGTCATCGGTGAAGATCAGGTTCTCGGCCTCGGGCACATGGGCCAGCACTTCCTTCTCGCCACAATCCTCGGTGATGCACAGCCGCTTGGGGTCGGGCTCCGCGTTGCCGCCGCCGGGGGATGAATCGCCGCTGCCGCCGCAGGCAGCGAGCAGCAGCGCGGACAGGGCCAGCGCGCAGATTCGTGATGAGGACTTCAAGGCTCTCTCCACCCTATGTCGTTATGCCCGCCAGCTTTGGCCGGCAAGGGCCGGCATGCAATTGCCTGGCGGCCAGGCCTGGCTGTCAGTTGCAGCGCCGGGCGCCCAGCTTGATCAGCGGCTCGACGATGCCGCCGACCAGGCCGCCGTCGAAGCGCGCCGTGAGATAGAGCAGGGCCGGCACCGCGTACGCCACGGTGCCGGTGACGTGCTCGCCGGCCAGGCCGCGCACGAAGCTGATCGGCGTGCCGGCATCGCACCAGGTGTCCACCAGCGCGGCGGTGCCGGCCACGGGGATGATCTCGTCGAAGGTCTCGTGGTAGATGAACATGTCGGCGGTGGGCGCCTTGCCGGGCTGCGGCAGCGTGACCTTGTCGCGCACCGCGATGGCGCCCGGCGTGCTGAAGGGATCGGCCACGGTGGTGTAGTCGGACAGGCTCTTGAACAGCGCCAGCGCGGAGTTGTCGCTGACGCAGCCGTCCTTCATCTGCTCGAACAGGGCCTTGCCGTCTTCGTTGAGGATGGCGGGCGGCAGCAGCTCCGGGTAGGCGCGGTTGGCGCCGACGATGCCGCCGAGGATCAGGCCCATGAACGGCCCGCCCTCGACACGCTGCACGACACCGAACAGGTCGGCCGGCACACCGCCGGCGGCGACGCCCACCAGGTTCAGTTCCGGCGCGTAGTCGGGCTGCATCGACGCTGCCCAGGCCGTGGCCAGCGCGCCGCCGGAGTAGCCCATCATGCCCACCGGCGTTTCGGCGTTGAGGCCCAGGTCCTGGAAGCTCAGCGCCGCGCGGATGCTGTCGAGCACGGCCTGGCCGGAGAGCTTGCCCACGCCGTAGGCTGAGTAGGGGCCCTCGTAGTCGGGCAGCACGATGGTCCAGCCCAGGGCCAGCTGGCCGAGGATGTAGATCAGCGTCTCGGCCTGGTTGTTGTAGTTGGCGATGCCGCCGCGCAGGGTGCGCGAGGGCGTGCACTGCGCGCCGAGGCTGTCGTAGGCGAACTGGTAGGACAGCAGCGGCGGATGCGCCGACAGCGAGGGCAGCAGCGGCTTGACCACGGTGGTGACGGCGGCCAGCGGTCGGCCGTTGGCGTCGCGCGTGACGTACTGGATCTGCCAGGCCTGGCCCGGCAGCGGGATCGACAGCCCAGGGCGGAACGGCACCTTGCGGGCCTTGATGACGGTGCCGGGCGCGGCCTTGGCCGGGAAGGGTTCGGGCTGGTCATAGAAGCTGTCCGGGTCGGGCGTGGGGGCGAAGGGCACGCGCTTGATCAGCGCGGCGCCGCTAAGGCCGTCGCTGCTGCTGCTGTCACCGCCGGATTCGCTGCCACCGCTGCAGGCTGTGAGCAGGAGGGCCGCCGTGAACAGGCAGGCCAGGGCGGCGCGGGGCAAGTACGGGTGATTCATTCTTCCTCCAAAAACGGGACGGCGCATGTGCTGCGCTCTGGGCCGGTAGTGTCGGGGGAAGGCGGGGAAGGCGCGCGGGTCGCGGGGGCCAGTTGTCTTAGCAGGAGAGGCCAGCGGGATGGGCGGTCGGGTGTGGGGGGTGAGCGGTGGCAAGCCGTGCAAGAGGCAGGCCGTTTGTCCCCACTCCCGCTTGCGGGAGTGGGATACAGGGAGAGGGTTTCTGTAAATCTAGCGAATGGCTCCTGCCGCTTGTTCTACAGAAACCCTCTCCCCATTACCCCTCTCCCGCAAGTGGGAGAGGGATGATGTGTTCTCAGCCCTTGCGCCGAAACGCGTCGTCGTAAAGATTGAGGTCCGGCAGCTGCAGCGCCTCGGCATTCTCGAAGCCCGGCGCCAGGTGCTCGCGCCAGCGCTGCATCATCGCTTCGCGCTGCTCGGGCTTCAGGTAGGGCACGTGCCAGGCGGCGAAGGTGGGCAGCACGTCCATGCCGACGTAACCCAGCGTGCCCTGCGTCAGCGGCTTGAGCATGGCGGAGAGTTCGCCGTGCACGCCGCCTTCGCTGAGCATGTCCTCGCGGCCGCCGAGGGTCAGCGCGATCAGCGCCTTCTTGCCGCGCATGCCGCCCTGCTCGTAGATGCGCTTGCCGCCGTAGAACACGCCGGAGATGAACACGCGGTCGATCCAGCCCTTCATGATCGCCGGCACCGAGAACCAGAAGATCGGGAAGCTGAGGATCAGCAGGTCGCAGGCCTTGATTTTCTCGATCTCGTCGCGGATCTGCGGGTCGATGCTGCCGGCCTCGTAGGCCGAGCGCTGCTCCAGCGCGTAGGTCAGGTAGTCCGGCTTCTTGCGCGTGCCGAAGTCGGCGGCGCTGGCCACGGGATTGAAGCCCTGCTGGTAGAGGTCGGAGATCACGACGGCATGGCCCTGCTCGCGCAGCACTTCGGCAGCGGTGCTGCACATGGAGGCGCAGAAGGACTGGGGCTCGGGATGGGCGTGGACGATGAGGACGTTCATGGGTTCATCACAAAAAGGAGGGCGGGAAGCTTAGCGCATCCCCGCCCTCCTGCATTACCCGCCGCAAAAGCCCTTACAACGTCTTCAGATACTCGATCAGCGCGCGCCGCTCGGGGTCCGTCAGTTCCTTGGTGAAGTCGTGCCCCGAATTGCTCTTGCTGTAGCCGTTGGTGTTGTAGACCGCGCGCTCGTTGACCGCGTCCTTGCCCGGCGCGGCGAAGTAGTCCGCCATCACCTTGAACGGGAAGACGATGAAATCCAGCGCGGTCGGCACGGCCTGGTCGAAGGAACAGGCGAGGTAGGGCACGCGGCCGAGGGCGTCGCAGCGCATGCGCTCGTACTTCCAGCCGAGCTTGTCGTAGTCGTAGGCGCGCTTGAGGTCGGTGTCGAAGCCGCGCTCGCCCTGGGGGCCCGCCTCGGACAGCGGCGCCTGCTGGCGCAGCCAGATTTCCGGGCGGTCGTCCGGCTTCAGCACATCCCATACGGTGGGCACGCTGCCGTTGTGCAGGTAGGGCGCGCTGGCCCAGACGCCGTGCAG includes these proteins:
- a CDS encoding DUF3570 domain-containing protein; the protein is MKNTSKALAALTQAALALPGVALAAEVQSDYLFSYYKEGDISGSKSAGNASERYEILSHMFRVVAPLGDSAVGLNLTYETMSGASPWWIQPGTNGAPQVVMSGASIREERVDLQGTYSLPVAPFQTAFTLGYSTEDDYEAINAGVELELEDDENGVTWTGGLGYSSDTIKPVQLTGFDRIDEDDKSTLTLYGGAALVLNANTVVQGSLSYQKGDGYLTDPYKRIWLTSTANTAQESRPDGRQSWAASAKLRHFLTQQNAAVHVDYRYYHDDWEIDAHTLEVAWAQSLPDNLRIIPSLRWYSQSQAFFYAPYYNAPRGDGFGSSDYRLSPYGALSARVDVSKAVGALAFGGGLEYYKASKDFALKSVDVENPALIDYWSVQLRATYRF
- a CDS encoding DUF4266 domain-containing protein — protein: MRLKLTSGAVLAALLLSGCATTKQDVQPWQRGTLAKSEMAWEPDPLTAEFRRHVQFSKEAASGGASLGGGGCGCN
- a CDS encoding TlpA family protein disulfide reductase encodes the protein MRVALGLALVLMLASPLSHAVKAGEAAPPLVAPNAGQQPVSLAQYKGKVVYVDFWASWCAPCRQAIPQYERLYRQWASRGFVVIGVNIDQDRADADRALKRLPVTFPVVYDPSGSWPERFELPTMPTGYLIGRDGIVRHVHEGFRTTDLPALEALIDKTLGEKS
- a CDS encoding polyketide synthase dehydratase domain-containing protein — its product is MNALAAAPGLSEYRQQLRQRLDGCSARPSRPAGPAQVLPLLRPAPQGNEPALEQSLSLQDDPYLMDHVVDGKPVLPMAVALELMAQRVAAGWPQWQIAELRDARQFSGIVFENRNPRRVILRATDAGTDADGYPTVTVELIDVHTQLPRYRATAVLSAALPQGPLLQQDPLPDAVTIDAARTYNEILFHGESFHLIRAITALAPPGIDAEVHPSSPHRLLGERHASGRWLFDPGLLDVPPQLAFVWARELRNAGALPIRFGRIQRYGDEPLEGLLRLQLRFKPASHPQGLCYDAQIADAGGRLRLAITDGESTMSGALNRLSRGHPDFRREAG
- a CDS encoding SDR family oxidoreductase: MNAASMTALVTGGGGGIGRVACIEFARAGYRVAVCDRKAEQAEETVAAVRELGGEAFAYTVDIGDGPQVQKMIGSLRESFGRIDAAFNNAGMPALRVPLADVDEADWDRVVRTNLTGTFLCMKYEILAMLEQGGGCIVNNSSVFGVGGGMSAPYTATKHGICGLTKSAAIAYAEQGVRINAVCPGLIEAGMGLRVLARPHPDPRTVIATSPINRTGAAEEVAKAVVWLCSTSASYIHGHMLAVDGGYGARG
- a CDS encoding xanthine dehydrogenase family protein molybdopterin-binding subunit, with product MAASDGSGMTRRDFLRVSAMAGGGLLAACNFAPESEPVQAPPTPGPGPVGDAWQANAFVRIAPDNRITIIVGSAEIGQGTSTVVPMMVAEELDADWSQVSWEQSPTARDYANPRNFSQLTAGSATVRGVYLPQRRAGAAIREMLVKAAASLWGVSEDRLRTQASRVIDDAGGRSASYGELAGAAAQLRAPRNPVLKNPADFRIIGQSKRRLDGAQKSDGSTVFGSDLHIPGMLIALIARPAPSGRLGSGADTPESWNREAAMAVPGVEDVFVVDAGVVVVAQDFWAAKQGRDRLAVQWQRSSRPHVSSDEQRQRYTEKLDRLGAVLHRKGSGAQLQRRGNTVISADYHFPYLAHAPMEPLNVVIDYAPGRCEIWTGTQWPDGDRGVAARVLGMQAAQIRFNTLPSGGSFGRRACSAHDFVDEAAQVAKVLQKPVKVMWTREDDIRGGYYRPSASSRLSATLDSQGLPSSWAQRMVAQSLIGNAVIDELGSLAGTETNSAQGATDLPYAIPNQRVDVHSSYDPVTVLWMRSVSSSFNVYAREAFLDELAQAAGQDPLQYRRRLLQGTPRLLAVLDAAASAAGWGSAPAGHHQGIAVFQAYGSCIAQVVEASVGADRVLKIHRVTSAVDCGTAINPDLVAAQIESAAVFALSSVLFGEITLEDGEPQQGNFHDYPILRMHQTPRIDTVFVNSGGEPGGVGELGVPAVGPALANAIFGALGERIRELPMKKHLRID
- a CDS encoding (2Fe-2S)-binding protein; this encodes MPTLRINGDAHAVDAPADKPLLWVLRDDLRLTGTKYGCGRALCGACTVHVDGQPARACVLPCGTLENRDITTVEGIGASEIGRRVQAAWVEMNVPQCGYCQSGQVMAAAALLERIPHPSDRDIDQAMSGNLCRCGMYTRIRAAIHRVAGDL
- a CDS encoding lipase family protein, which produces MNHPYLPRAALACLFTAALLLTACSGGSESGGDSSSSDGLSGAALIKRVPFAPTPDPDSFYDQPEPFPAKAAPGTVIKARKVPFRPGLSIPLPGQAWQIQYVTRDANGRPLAAVTTVVKPLLPSLSAHPPLLSYQFAYDSLGAQCTPSRTLRGGIANYNNQAETLIYILGQLALGWTIVLPDYEGPYSAYGVGKLSGQAVLDSIRAALSFQDLGLNAETPVGMMGYSGGALATAWAASMQPDYAPELNLVGVAAGGVPADLFGVVQRVEGGPFMGLILGGIVGANRAYPELLPPAILNEDGKALFEQMKDGCVSDNSALALFKSLSDYTTVADPFSTPGAIAVRDKVTLPQPGKAPTADMFIYHETFDEIIPVAGTAALVDTWCDAGTPISFVRGLAGEHVTGTVAYAVPALLYLTARFDGGLVGGIVEPLIKLGARRCN
- a CDS encoding NAD(P)H-dependent oxidoreductase translates to MNVLIVHAHPEPQSFCASMCSTAAEVLREQGHAVVISDLYQQGFNPVASAADFGTRKKPDYLTYALEQRSAYEAGSIDPQIRDEIEKIKACDLLILSFPIFWFSVPAIMKGWIDRVFISGVFYGGKRIYEQGGMRGKKALIALTLGGREDMLSEGGVHGELSAMLKPLTQGTLGYVGMDVLPTFAAWHVPYLKPEQREAMMQRWREHLAPGFENAEALQLPDLNLYDDAFRRKG